The sequence GAAATGTTaatcattaatgtataaaaacaactattgactattttactatgttttcagttttgttttataagcatttcTTAAGTAAGGTAGTACAGCGCAATTTccttaaataatgttttctaaGAATTGCATCTTGCTTGAAGTTACATAACAGTTATGaatgatgtatataattttaaataaatattatgcaattgaGATTATAAATTTTTGGTTTCATTtaattactgtatattatagattttgtaaatacattttttattaaaaattttaggcATCTGGTTTCTACATTCTtctaagttaataattaatatagtcaataagtacaattcttgtttctttttttttagtatggAAAAAACACTGATAGTGATCTGACATGCAAAGAAGCACATTTTGAAGGAATAGacaggtaaaataaaaacactaataaaatattatattataattattaattataataattttttttgaaattaaggTTCATATTggacaacaaaatattacataaaatcattGCTGAttggtaagtaaaaaaaaattatatagcatACATAGTCTtttgaatgaaataattaacaaggagttaacatattttcatatctattgttaatatattcagTCAGTTCAGCCGGATATTTGAgttctaatattttttcgtaGTTGATGGACATTACATTTAATCCAATCTTTTGAAAATGCCGTATTCTAGTGGTTTCAATACCAGTTAAGTGTTCTTTTTCCCAGCAATAGTGTTCTGGCAAATGAACTAAAATTACAGTACATAGACCAGGATGTTTCTTGAAATTTATGTATCTATTGTTAAGTTCAAATTTGTCTGGGTGTACTAAAGCATCAATTATGTAAATACTCATAAGTGGTAGTCGACTTAGAATAGTTGAGTAAGAAATTTTGTAgccttgaaaaatattttcaagagtACTACTGATTTCTTTTAAGATCCGTTTTATTCTATAGTCGCACCAAATGCTTTTTGCAAATTTATCTTTGGGTAACACTGGCCCACGATAGTGATCACACTCTAATGTCATACACTGgtcaatgatttttaattttatttttgtatagtcaTTTTTACCtccattttcaaataaatgatGTAAAAAAGAAGTATTAAATACCCCGTGAACAAAGTTCAATGGATGTTTTTCTAAGTAAAcacaagataataatatgtctattgTTTCTTGTGTCTTAAAGTTATGAAACtctttattcattatattttccaCCTTAATCCAAAACTCTATAGCTGATTTAGGTTTGTAGTTAAGTTGACCAAATGGCCAAAATAAATCTCTAAATTGAGAAGGAGTTATATTTGAACCATACTGAATTATGTACATGGCACatccttcaaaaatattttcagaacgTACATTAAATTTTGAACAGTAGTTCATGATTTCTACCATTAATAAAGGACTATTTATTGTACTGTGTTTGGCCTTTATGTAACGTTCTAATGCTCTTACAATACCAATATCCACATAGTTGGAATTATTTAACTCATTTACAAGTGAAGTTAGATTGTTTTCATTCATAGTGTGTATGTTTGTGTTAATCCACCTAGATGtagtttttaagataatatttgaaCTGCATTTAGTTAATCGTAATGTATACAACATTTCTATTAAGTTATCAGTACAAAGATGATGCCAAAATTGCTGTAAACATCTTTCTAGCAGCTTCATTATGGTTTTTCTACTTTTCTTTAACAAgtgtaaaattctaaaaacttgaattacatttttttcatttatttgatcAGATTTATCCATTATTCCAATCCAAAGCTGGTCTGCAGTTTTGACttcatttaatttagaaaatgcaTCAATTGATCTGCATAAATCAtctatattaagtttattttcagTTACTCGGCATAAAATTTcttcagatattttatttttaaatatgtcaaaTGGCAAAACTCGAACACGATCAATAGATATTAATTCTAGTATTCCAACAACAGCAGAGTTATTATCTCCTGTCATAATTATTTCCAGCAGCTTTTCTAGTATTGGTGTTtttgtataatctatatttggttgtttaatatttaaagttgataacaatttatttgatgCTATATGCAATTTAAAGTTCTCTAGTTCTACTATTTTTTTCAGAGCACATAGTGCTACCTCTGAAGTTATTTCATCTAGCATTACTATTTCTAGTAGATCCACTAATGATTTTACtgaagaacattttttaaagccCCGAATAACATCTACAATTTCTTTATCAGCTTTTTTACGATCTGTTTCATTCttaagattatttaatttattgactaGTTCATCATTATTAATGTCTGTTTCTTCAGTTTTAGTACATTCGTTACAGCAAATTTCGTTGCTACATACATTACGTACAATCAGTGGTAGTTCTCTTATTTCACTTCCTTCTTGAATGAGTGCGAATGTATGTCCAAATTTGTCAGCTTTATATCTGTTTTGTGTTATGTTTATCGCTTTTAGTACATTTAAATAGTTCactctattaaaaaataattgatggaTGACTATTCTTGACATATTTGATAAACTTCACTACTTCAATATTCATTGAACTAAATAAGTACCAGAAcaacaaacattattaaaagaatattttatgttattataattttgttaaatttacatAACACTATACCACAAAATAAGACAatgctatttaatatattgaaaatatcacgtattaactattaaagtattaagtatttaagtcgttacctttataaatatttattatt is a genomic window of Rhopalosiphum padi isolate XX-2018 chromosome 4, ASM2088224v1, whole genome shotgun sequence containing:
- the LOC132929868 gene encoding FAST kinase domain-containing protein 3, mitochondrial-like, which gives rise to MSRIVIHQLFFNRVNYLNVLKAINITQNRYKADKFGHTFALIQEGSEIRELPLIVRNVCSNEICCNECTKTEETDINNDELVNKLNNLKNETDRKKADKEIVDVIRGFKKCSSVKSLVDLLEIVMLDEITSEVALCALKKIVELENFKLHIASNKLLSTLNIKQPNIDYTKTPILEKLLEIIMTGDNNSAVVGILELISIDRVRVLPFDIFKNKISEEILCRVTENKLNIDDLCRSIDAFSKLNEVKTADQLWIGIMDKSDQINEKNVIQVFRILHLLKKSRKTIMKLLERCLQQFWHHLCTDNLIEMLYTLRLTKCSSNIILKTTSRWINTNIHTMNENNLTSLVNELNNSNYVDIGIVRALERYIKAKHSTINSPLLMVEIMNYCSKFNVRSENIFEGCAMYIIQYGSNITPSQFRDLFWPFGQLNYKPKSAIEFWIKVENIMNKEFHNFKTQETIDILLSCVYLEKHPLNFVHGVFNTSFLHHLFENGGKNDYTKIKLKIIDQCMTLECDHYRGPVLPKDKFAKSIWCDYRIKRILKEISSTLENIFQGYKISYSTILSRLPLMSIYIIDALVHPDKFELNNRYINFKKHPGLCTVILVHLPEHYCWEKEHLTGIETTRIRHFQKIGLNVMSINYEKILELKYPAELTEYINNRYENMLTPC